In the Streptomyces sp. WMMC940 genome, TCAACAGTACACATCGAAGGACTTAAAGCCAAACCAGCGGCATGGGATAGTGAGGCGCATGTCCGACACCCCCGAGCAGAGGCCCGGCCGTCCGACGCGGGCCGAGCAGGCACCCGAGACAGCACCGGCCGACCCGTCACCGGAAGAGGCCGGCGAACCGGCGCAGGGGTCCCCGGCCGGTGCGGCCCCCGGGACATCGCAGGAGCCGAGCCTCGACGAGCAGATCGCGGCCTACCAGCGTGAGTTCGGCGACCTGGACCCCCAGGTGGAGAAGGTCGTCTCGGCCCTGGGCCGGCTCAACCGCCGGATGAACGTGGCGTACGGCCGCCAGGTCGCCGCACTGGGCATCAGCAACGCCGAATGGGAGGTACTCAAGACGCTGGTTCTCTCCGGTGCCCCGTACCGCCTGGGCCCCGGAGACCTCGCCAAGCGACTGGGACTCACCCCGGCGGCCATGACCCACCGCATCGACCGGATGGCGGCGGAGGGCCTGGTCACCAGGGACCGGGACGAGTCCAATCGGGTGCGGGTGATCGTCGAGCTGACCGACGAGGGACGCGCGAAGTGGCTGGAGGCCATGCGTATGGCCACGGACTTCGAGGAGGACCTGCTGCAGGACCTCACCGGCGCGGAACGCGGAGTCCTCGGCGAGATGCTGATCCGACTCCTGCGTCGCGTCGAGCAGGCCCAGCCCGATGCCGGTGGACGACTCACCGACCTCGACTGAGGGTTGCCCCGCAGCGATTGCGGGACAGTCCTTGCGCCGGGTACGGGCCGGCATCGACGAGGTGAACGGCGCGGGTTGACACTGCCCGCGCCGATCCGTAAGGTTCTTCGAGTTGTCACGGAGCCGGAACGGTTCTTCGACGACCGATCCCGCCGCGAACGCGGCAAACCAACTCAGCACGATCTCCCAACCGGGATGATTTTCGGTAT is a window encoding:
- a CDS encoding MarR family winged helix-turn-helix transcriptional regulator; the protein is MSDTPEQRPGRPTRAEQAPETAPADPSPEEAGEPAQGSPAGAAPGTSQEPSLDEQIAAYQREFGDLDPQVEKVVSALGRLNRRMNVAYGRQVAALGISNAEWEVLKTLVLSGAPYRLGPGDLAKRLGLTPAAMTHRIDRMAAEGLVTRDRDESNRVRVIVELTDEGRAKWLEAMRMATDFEEDLLQDLTGAERGVLGEMLIRLLRRVEQAQPDAGGRLTDLD